One stretch of Arachis duranensis cultivar V14167 chromosome 1, aradu.V14167.gnm2.J7QH, whole genome shotgun sequence DNA includes these proteins:
- the LOC107470886 gene encoding uncharacterized protein LOC107470886 — protein MAKERSASVSRQEFDLIQRSKKKVKDRERVDLNQPGDSMEGATENFKAPANNSKVSYKESLLSIPGSSVDPNEEVLEPIDEDASDPEDRWYKEVECKEDKPFDACPTIPISKDEFEEWCKPWHAALIVKVLGKRVHLGFMKQRLNRDWAKKGQINVIDMDRDYFLVHFTDEEDYNHALVEGPWMITSHYLIVQRWRPFFLASENIAKKIATWIRIPNLPIELYNHRFLSRVGSTLGTMLKIDRATSVHSRGRFARICVELGLSKKLVPRILVLGQILNVEYEDLHLICFTCGKYGHQPDQCSEMHDGKVAPKNITIDGEEGSPGFAGEEGINHANITGQGAQESIQKRQVNQDSPEFGPWMLVKRQVRKKSTGSKGANYKKDSLSNLEAKTSNRSRFNILDEGTTEPSHEENVHEEYCGEESMQSGPVVMEQDRPSKLITPKAHKEYGRPT, from the coding sequence ATGGCAAAAGAACGCTCTGCTAGCGTTTCCAGGCAAGAATTTGACTTGATTCAACGAAGCAAAAAAAAGGTGAAAGATCGTGAAAGAGTGGATCTCAATCAGCCTGGCGACTCTATGGAAGGGGCTACTGAGAATTTTAAGGCTCCGGCAAACAATTCAAAAGTCTCGTATAAAGAATCTCTTCTCTCGATCCCCGGCTCGTCAGTAGATCCTAATGAAGAGGTGCTTGAGCCCATAGACGAAGATGCGTCAGACCCGGAGGATCGTTGGTATAAAGAAGTGGAATGCAAGGAGGACAAACCCTTTGATGCTTGCCCAACCATTCCAATTAGTAAAGATGAATTTGAAGAATGGTGCAAGCCATGGCATGCAGCTCTCATTGTGAAAGTTCTCGGCAAAAGAGTGCATTTGGGATTCATGAAACAGAGACTGAACAGAGATTGGGCAAAAAAAGGTCAAATTAACGTTATTGATATGGATCGTGACTATTTTTTGGTTCATTTTACAGATGAAGAAGACTATAACCATGCTCTCGTGGAAGGACCTTGGATGATTACGAGTCACTACCTAATTGTTCAGAGATGGAGACCGTTCTTTCTCGCATCGGAAAATATAGCAAAGAAGATTGCAACTTGGATCCGCATTCCAAACCTTCCGATTGAACTATACAATCACCGATTTCTCTCAAGAGTAGGATCGACCCTCGGCACCATGCTTAAGATTGATCGTGCAACTTCAGTTCATTCCCGGGGACGCTTTGCCAGAATTTGTGTTGAATTAGGCCTATCTAAAAAACTTGTTCCAAGAATTTTGGTTCTTGGGCAAATTTTGAATGTTGAATACGAGGACCTGCATCTTATTTGTTTCACTTGTGGGAAGTATGGTCATCAACCAGATCAGTGTAGTGAAATGCATGACGGTAAGGTGGCACCGAAGAACATAACCATAGACGGCGAAGAGGGTAGCCCAGGGTTTGCTGGAGAGGAAGGCATTAATCACGCCAACATTACCGGGCAAGGGGCCCAAGAATCAATTCAAAAAAGACAAGTAAATCAGGATTCCCCAGAATTTGGACCATGGATGCTAGTAAAAAGGCAAGTGAGGAAAAAATCAACAGGATCAAAGGGTGCTAATTATAAGAAAGATTCTCTTTCTAATTTGGAAGCTAAAACCTCCAATAGATCAAGATTTAATATCTTGGATGAGGGTACTACGGAACCTAGTCATGAGGAGAATGTTCATGAAGAGTATTGTGGGGAGGAATCTATGCAAAGTGGGCCCGTTGTGATGGAGCAAGATAGGCCTAGCAAGTTAATAACACCAAAAGCCCATAAGGAATATGGAAGGCCAACCTAA